A window from Roseburia sp. 499 encodes these proteins:
- the hslO gene encoding Hsp33 family molecular chaperone HslO — MSDYIVRATAAENQIRAFAITSKELVEQSRIYHNTSPIITAALGRLLTGGAMMGAMMKGEKDVLTLQIKCSGPAKGLTVTADSKGNVKGYPQVPDVMLPPNAKGKLDVGGAIDLGVLSVIKDMGLKEPYVGQVQLQTGEIGDDLTYYFATSEQVPSAVGLGVLMNKDNTVKQAGGFIIQLMPFTDDEIIDRLEKKVAEVTSVTDLLEQGATPESLLEQILGEFGLEINETMPVQYHCDCSKERVTRAIASIGRKDIQEMIDDNEPIEVNCQFCDKHYVFTTEDLKEIIK, encoded by the coding sequence ATGAGTGATTATATTGTAAGAGCAACCGCAGCAGAGAATCAGATTAGAGCCTTTGCCATTACATCAAAGGAGTTAGTGGAACAATCCAGAATTTATCACAATACAAGCCCGATTATAACGGCGGCTTTAGGAAGACTGTTGACAGGAGGCGCCATGATGGGAGCCATGATGAAGGGAGAGAAGGATGTACTGACCCTTCAGATTAAGTGTAGTGGTCCGGCAAAGGGATTGACTGTAACAGCGGATTCCAAAGGAAATGTAAAAGGCTATCCACAGGTGCCGGATGTGATGTTGCCACCAAATGCCAAGGGAAAATTGGATGTAGGCGGAGCGATTGATTTAGGTGTCTTAAGTGTTATCAAAGATATGGGATTGAAAGAACCTTATGTAGGACAGGTGCAGTTACAGACCGGGGAAATCGGAGATGATTTGACCTACTATTTTGCAACTTCCGAACAGGTACCATCTGCGGTAGGACTAGGTGTTTTAATGAATAAGGATAATACAGTAAAACAGGCAGGTGGATTTATTATCCAGTTAATGCCTTTTACCGATGATGAAATTATTGACAGATTAGAGAAAAAGGTGGCAGAAGTAACTTCTGTAACAGATTTGCTGGAACAGGGAGCGACACCGGAAAGTCTGTTGGAACAGATTTTGGGAGAATTTGGTCTGGAAATTAACGAGACTATGCCGGTACAGTATCATTGTGATTGTTCTAAGGAACGTGTTACCAGAGCGATTGCAAGTATTGGAAGAAAAGATATTCAGGAAATGATTGATGATAATGAACCAATTGAGGTAAACTGTCAATTCTGTGATAAGCACTATGTATTTACCACGGAAGATTTAAAGGAGATTATAAAGTGA
- the queF gene encoding preQ(1) synthase, which yields MSTGRNKEELETVTMLGNQKVKYPDDYAPELLEWFPNKHPDNDYFVKFNCPEFTSLCPITGQPDFATIYISYIPDKKMVESKSLKLYLFSFRNHGDFHEDCVNIIMKDLIKLMEPKYIEVWGKFTPRGGISIDPYCNYGKRNTKWEDVAFRRLCEHDMYPEKVDNR from the coding sequence ATGAGTACCGGAAGAAACAAAGAAGAACTTGAAACCGTCACTATGCTTGGAAATCAAAAGGTAAAATATCCGGACGATTATGCACCGGAACTGTTAGAATGGTTTCCCAACAAACATCCGGACAATGACTATTTTGTAAAGTTTAACTGTCCCGAATTTACCAGTCTTTGCCCGATTACCGGACAACCTGACTTTGCCACCATCTATATTTCCTATATTCCGGACAAAAAAATGGTGGAAAGCAAGTCCTTAAAGCTTTATTTATTCAGTTTCCGTAATCACGGCGATTTTCACGAAGACTGTGTAAATATTATTATGAAAGATTTAATCAAACTGATGGAACCAAAATACATAGAAGTTTGGGGGAAATTCACTCCAAGAGGCGGTATTTCCATTGACCCCTACTGTAATTATGGAAAAAGAAATACAAAATGGGAAGATGTGGCATTTAGACGTCTGTGTGAACATGATATGTACCCGGAAAAGGTGGATAACAGATAA
- a CDS encoding QueT transporter family protein, with protein MNKREFSKTQKLTISAMVMALYIVTLYFTQSFSFGAYQIRIATSMYALSYFCPFLVLPLGLANFIANTLFGGLGLPDMIGGCLVGIVTSGIIVLIRNFHLPKLFIVLPITFIPGLCVPIWLSYLLHLPYPALAVSLCIGQIVPAICGTAIVLLFEKQFLKLTQQGDIL; from the coding sequence ATGAATAAAAGAGAGTTTTCCAAAACACAAAAGCTTACGATATCGGCCATGGTTATGGCCCTTTATATTGTAACACTTTACTTTACACAAAGTTTTTCTTTTGGCGCATACCAGATTAGAATTGCAACATCTATGTATGCACTATCTTATTTTTGTCCGTTCTTAGTTTTACCCCTTGGTCTTGCAAACTTTATAGCAAATACACTTTTTGGCGGTCTGGGACTTCCCGATATGATTGGCGGCTGTCTGGTAGGAATTGTAACATCCGGTATTATTGTACTAATACGCAATTTCCATTTACCCAAACTTTTCATCGTATTACCAATCACATTCATCCCGGGACTTTGCGTACCCATCTGGCTTTCTTACTTGCTGCATCTCCCCTATCCAGCACTTGCAGTAAGCCTTTGCATCGGTCAGATTGTACCTGCAATCTGTGGAACTGCAATCGTTTTATTATTTGAAAAACAATTTTTAAAATTAACACAACAAGGAGATATTTTATGA
- a CDS encoding DUF6709 family protein, producing the protein MTENYDHYISKHIKNVYKRRLLSPIIYLVILLILWIILPLHHLLFPQKITSVSDLSKHQRQKDSYVQTNLKDLYFTGYTNTLLGQKTGYYYYTMWDDKCVIVLLSPKTCEEGLPKIEAAHIRGRVLSGNKAFHTLLDSLADDLNWTSKGISSKISPYIISEPAFKSIPSTTLMVVYFLTGLYALIRLVLDTLYIFFPVLSPPCRQLSRFGKPSVLLAQAEEELATLPQLATEDMFITEHYFIELANYGTAIVPIQEMIWIYKHSTLHKFLWYHFSISYTLHITANKYLYIQCPKNMKSDIDGIMDYLAEANHNILVGFNEENRLKVQEMQNHGLQFDKLIAFLKRRI; encoded by the coding sequence ATGACTGAAAATTACGACCACTATATATCAAAACATATTAAAAACGTATATAAAAGAAGACTGTTGTCTCCTATTATTTATCTGGTAATTCTGTTGATTTTGTGGATTATTTTACCTTTACACCATCTTTTGTTCCCACAGAAAATCACCAGTGTTTCCGACTTAAGTAAACATCAGAGACAAAAAGATTCTTATGTTCAGACTAATTTGAAGGATTTATATTTTACCGGATATACAAACACCCTTCTTGGACAGAAAACAGGCTATTACTATTACACCATGTGGGATGATAAATGTGTCATTGTTCTGTTATCTCCAAAAACCTGTGAAGAAGGACTTCCCAAGATAGAAGCTGCTCACATACGTGGACGAGTTCTTTCCGGAAACAAAGCCTTTCACACTCTGTTAGATTCTCTGGCAGACGATTTGAACTGGACTTCTAAGGGTATTTCCAGCAAAATCAGCCCTTACATTATCAGCGAACCAGCCTTTAAGTCCATTCCAAGTACTACACTTATGGTTGTTTATTTTTTAACAGGACTTTATGCTCTGATTCGACTGGTTTTAGATACGCTTTATATCTTTTTCCCGGTTCTTTCTCCACCATGCCGTCAGCTTTCACGCTTCGGCAAGCCTTCTGTCCTATTGGCACAAGCAGAAGAAGAATTGGCTACCTTACCACAGTTGGCTACTGAAGATATGTTTATTACAGAGCATTATTTTATTGAACTTGCTAATTATGGAACTGCCATTGTTCCAATTCAGGAAATGATATGGATATACAAGCACTCCACATTGCACAAATTCCTTTGGTATCACTTCAGCATTTCCTATACACTGCATATCACGGCAAACAAATACCTGTATATTCAGTGTCCGAAAAACATGAAATCTGATATTGATGGTATTATGGATTACCTTGCAGAAGCAAATCACAATATTCTAGTTGGATTCAATGAAGAAAACCGTTTAAAAGTTCAAGAAATGCAAAACCATGGATTACAATTTGATAAGCTGATTGCTTTTTTAAAAAGAAGAATTTAA
- a CDS encoding ISLre2 family transposase yields MMKSIVEEKSVTFKELEKKIFAYVCDVAVEMTQIILEDYDRELHDSRDTKKYRDKGCRTTTIKTVYGNVTYDRHVYQTEDEEGHKAYVYLLDEAVKMDKIGLISTNLAEKIASCVTENPYRVTADIISSTSGQTISHGGAWKLVQKLGERVSEEEKLQVKKMNADEAEGTREIKVLFEEMDGVWLRLQGKDHKSIAKQEMKVATIYEGWEKEDKSGSRLCGKKVIAGMEKSNEFHEKREAQIRSIYRADEIEYRILNGDGGSWIKDPYEPETVFQLDRFHIRQEIKRKLNWDKEAAREVEKLFEEEKMDEMLEYIRIYADSVDTGDEKDSRAKKARELYQYLNNNKEGLIPYQKRNIKLPEPPEGMRYGNMGVQENQNCTVITIRMKGNRKRWSVNGANNMAKLLYRKENKELVETVNRYAETLIFNIRMSEIITTLSAAKAPKKDGKGNSYVDVINMHVPLRDTIQTASRRVFAKALL; encoded by the coding sequence ATGATGAAATCTATTGTAGAGGAAAAATCAGTAACATTCAAGGAGTTAGAGAAGAAAATTTTTGCATATGTCTGTGATGTTGCAGTAGAGATGACCCAGATTATACTGGAGGATTATGACAGAGAGCTTCATGACAGCCGTGACACAAAGAAATACAGAGATAAAGGCTGTCGTACCACTACCATAAAAACAGTATATGGAAATGTAACATATGACCGTCATGTTTACCAGACGGAGGACGAAGAAGGTCACAAGGCATATGTGTATCTTTTGGATGAAGCAGTGAAAATGGATAAGATAGGTCTGATATCTACTAATTTAGCAGAAAAGATAGCGTCCTGTGTGACAGAAAATCCATACCGTGTAACGGCAGATATCATATCCAGTACAAGTGGTCAGACAATCAGTCACGGAGGAGCATGGAAACTGGTACAAAAGCTTGGAGAACGCGTCAGCGAGGAGGAAAAACTACAGGTAAAAAAGATGAATGCAGATGAAGCAGAAGGAACCCGTGAGATCAAAGTACTTTTTGAGGAAATGGACGGTGTATGGCTGCGTCTGCAGGGAAAAGACCATAAATCAATCGCAAAGCAGGAAATGAAAGTGGCAACGATTTATGAAGGATGGGAAAAAGAAGATAAATCCGGAAGCCGTCTGTGTGGAAAGAAAGTCATTGCGGGAATGGAAAAAAGCAATGAATTTCACGAAAAACGTGAGGCACAGATCAGGAGCATCTATCGTGCAGACGAAATAGAATACCGTATACTGAACGGAGACGGAGGAAGTTGGATCAAAGACCCATATGAACCAGAGACGGTGTTTCAGCTGGACCGCTTCCACATCCGCCAGGAAATAAAGAGGAAACTGAATTGGGACAAAGAAGCTGCCAGAGAAGTGGAAAAATTATTTGAAGAAGAAAAGATGGATGAGATGCTGGAATATATCCGTATATATGCAGACAGTGTGGATACAGGAGATGAGAAAGACAGCCGTGCAAAAAAAGCGAGGGAACTGTATCAGTATCTGAACAACAACAAAGAGGGGTTGATTCCATACCAGAAACGGAATATCAAGCTTCCGGAACCGCCGGAAGGAATGAGGTACGGAAATATGGGAGTACAGGAGAACCAGAACTGTACAGTGATTACAATACGGATGAAAGGTAACAGGAAACGCTGGTCAGTGAATGGAGCGAATAACATGGCGAAACTGCTTTACCGGAAAGAAAACAAAGAATTAGTAGAAACAGTAAACAGATATGCAGAAACACTGATTTTTAACATCAGAATGTCAGAAATCATCACAACGTTGAGTGCAGCAAAAGCACCGAAGAAAGATGGAAAAGGGAATTCGTATGTGGATGTGATAAATATGCATGTACCGCTTCGTGATACAATACAGACAGCTTCAAGAAGAGTTTTTGCAAAAGCACTTTTATAA
- a CDS encoding class I SAM-dependent DNA methyltransferase — protein MEAYTGFAEVYDMFMDNVPYEEWNTYLTGLLKEYGIEDGLVLELGCGTGKMTRLLAKSGYDMIGVDNSEEMLRIAMEAGEEDEGILYLLQDMREFELYGTVRAVVSICDSMNYILEEEDLLEVFRLVNNYLDPGGIFIFDMNTIYKYRELLGETTICENREEGSFIWDNYYDEEEQINQYDLTLFIKEEKELYRKYEETHFQRAYEVETVQRLLEEAGMEFVAAYDAFTHDGIREDSERIYMIAREKGKKHE, from the coding sequence ATGGAAGCATATACGGGTTTTGCAGAAGTGTATGATATGTTTATGGATAACGTTCCCTATGAGGAATGGAATACATATCTGACAGGATTGTTAAAAGAATATGGAATTGAGGACGGATTAGTACTGGAGTTAGGTTGCGGTACAGGTAAGATGACCCGTTTGTTGGCAAAGTCCGGATATGATATGATTGGTGTGGATAATTCGGAAGAAATGCTTCGGATTGCCATGGAGGCTGGAGAAGAAGACGAGGGAATCCTTTATTTGCTTCAGGACATGCGGGAATTTGAATTGTACGGGACTGTAAGAGCAGTAGTCAGTATATGCGATTCCATGAATTATATTTTAGAGGAAGAAGACTTATTGGAAGTATTTCGACTGGTAAATAATTATCTTGACCCGGGCGGTATATTTATTTTTGATATGAATACTATATACAAGTATAGGGAATTGCTGGGTGAGACTACGATTTGTGAGAATCGGGAAGAGGGAAGTTTTATCTGGGATAACTATTATGATGAAGAAGAGCAGATAAATCAATATGATTTAACTCTTTTTATAAAAGAAGAAAAAGAACTGTACCGAAAGTACGAAGAAACCCATTTTCAGCGAGCATATGAAGTGGAAACCGTACAAAGGCTGTTAGAGGAGGCTGGCATGGAGTTTGTAGCAGCATATGATGCATTTACCCATGACGGTATTCGGGAAGACAGTGAGCGTATTTATATGATAGCAAGAGAGAAAGGAAAAAAGCATGAGTGA